The Trichocoleus desertorum ATA4-8-CV12 genome contains a region encoding:
- a CDS encoding DNA-directed RNA polymerase subunit omega, with protein MHKRSVFDTTQIMRRAEDLIGAASNRYRITVQVANRAKRRRFEDFDSIDDPKMKPVLRAIMEMSDELTQPEIIGE; from the coding sequence ATGCACAAGCGTTCTGTGTTCGATACCACCCAAATCATGCGACGGGCTGAAGATTTGATTGGTGCCGCTTCTAATCGTTATCGAATCACGGTTCAAGTTGCCAACCGGGCGAAGCGTCGTCGGTTTGAAGATTTTGACAGCATTGATGACCCCAAGATGAAACCTGTGTTGCGGGCGATCATGGAAATGTCGGATGAGCTAACTCAACCAGAAATTATCGGCGAGTGA
- a CDS encoding DUF1818 family protein: MERLVKSGSGWRLGWDPNALEFQGLVGGEDWAIELTEAELNDLCRLSEQLAGTMQHMATELMDEEKISCEAESDLLWLETEGYPHAYSLRFILQSGRRGEGSWPASAVPDLLQALQVLKVF; the protein is encoded by the coding sequence ATGGAACGATTAGTCAAGAGTGGGTCTGGCTGGCGGCTGGGCTGGGACCCTAACGCCCTAGAATTTCAGGGTTTAGTGGGTGGCGAAGACTGGGCGATCGAGCTGACGGAGGCGGAATTAAACGATCTTTGCCGACTCAGTGAACAGCTGGCTGGCACGATGCAGCACATGGCAACTGAGCTAATGGATGAAGAAAAGATCAGTTGTGAGGCGGAAAGTGATCTCCTCTGGCTAGAAACAGAAGGCTATCCCCATGCCTACAGCTTGCGCTTTATTTTGCAATCTGGGCGACGGGGAGAGGGCAGTTGGCCTGCTTCAGCGGTGCCCGATCTTCTGCAAGCCCTTCAGGTACTAAAGGTTTTCTAA
- a CDS encoding AAA family ATPase has product MRISEIKLKNFRSFVDANINLSKGINLIIGPNNSGKSTLLKSVSWVQQGFQVFTSDLRIFQDNGFIELRFDNPKKYFGKKAELRKTLKVYLFLNGIIKLENSDVSLVGDQSGGGVQTTNAYTYGISNSEPKNFIYPYLSKRKVTAYGEQVNLDHINLVSGNFYNLYAKIDRLSNPDIPANKQYVKACEEIIGFRITAVNSVGGKKAAYTVSDFESIPLEVMGEGIANLVGLIVDLCIADDKLFLIEEPENDVHPKALKKLLNLITEKSENNQFIITTHSNIVVKYLGAQPETKLFQVKMNFENRIPTSRVEEVGNSREARSLILEELGYEFFDFDLWSAWLFLEEATAEKIIRDYLIPWFAPKLQGKLRTFSARSLSEVKDKFEAFNRLFVFLHLQPIYKNLVWVIIDGGSKEKEVIEDLKNQYVSSGWQEDHFLQFQQHDFELYYPQEFQPKVGQVFQSDKKPQRSLKKNLFDEVETWINENPEAAKTAFVTSAAEVISILKQIEVNLASPQQ; this is encoded by the coding sequence ATGCGTATTTCTGAAATAAAGTTAAAAAATTTTAGAAGTTTTGTTGACGCAAATATCAATTTATCCAAAGGAATCAATCTAATTATTGGACCTAATAACTCAGGAAAGTCAACACTACTAAAGTCTGTGTCGTGGGTTCAGCAGGGTTTTCAAGTATTTACTAGCGATTTGCGTATTTTTCAAGATAATGGCTTCATTGAATTACGATTTGACAATCCCAAGAAATATTTTGGCAAAAAAGCTGAGTTAAGAAAAACACTTAAAGTCTACCTATTTTTGAATGGAATAATTAAGCTGGAAAATTCTGATGTTAGTTTAGTAGGAGATCAGTCAGGCGGCGGAGTTCAAACTACGAATGCCTATACTTATGGTATTTCAAATTCTGAGCCAAAAAACTTTATATACCCTTATTTATCAAAGAGAAAAGTGACCGCTTATGGAGAGCAAGTCAATTTAGATCACATTAATCTTGTGTCAGGAAACTTTTATAACCTGTATGCAAAAATTGATCGCCTATCCAACCCTGACATACCAGCAAATAAACAATATGTTAAAGCATGCGAAGAAATAATAGGATTTCGAATAACAGCAGTAAATTCAGTAGGTGGAAAAAAGGCAGCTTATACTGTTAGCGATTTTGAGAGCATACCATTAGAAGTAATGGGAGAAGGTATTGCTAACTTAGTGGGCCTTATTGTGGATTTGTGTATTGCTGATGATAAGCTTTTTTTGATTGAGGAGCCAGAAAATGATGTTCACCCAAAGGCCCTAAAGAAACTTCTTAATCTTATTACTGAGAAGTCTGAAAATAATCAATTCATAATTACAACTCATTCAAACATTGTTGTGAAGTATTTAGGAGCACAGCCTGAAACTAAACTATTTCAAGTAAAAATGAATTTTGAAAATAGAATTCCCACCTCAAGAGTTGAAGAAGTAGGTAATTCCCGAGAAGCCCGCTCACTCATTCTTGAAGAACTAGGTTACGAGTTTTTTGATTTCGATCTGTGGTCTGCTTGGCTATTTCTTGAAGAAGCCACAGCAGAAAAAATTATTAGAGACTATTTAATCCCTTGGTTTGCTCCTAAATTACAAGGTAAGCTTAGAACATTTTCAGCTCGCTCGTTAAGCGAGGTCAAAGATAAGTTTGAGGCTTTTAATAGACTATTTGTATTTTTGCATCTTCAGCCCATCTACAAAAATTTAGTTTGGGTCATCATTGATGGAGGTAGCAAAGAGAAGGAAGTGATTGAGGATCTAAAGAATCAATATGTCTCTAGTGGATGGCAGGAAGATCACTTCTTACAATTTCAGCAACATGATTTTGAACTGTACTATCCTCAGGAATTTCAACCAAAGGTGGGCCAAGTTTTTCAATCGGACAAAAAACCTCAGCGAAGCCTTAAAAAAAATCTCTTTGATGAAGTAGAAACTTGGATTAACGAGAATCCTGAAGCAGCTAAAACTGCCTTTGTGACATCAGCAGCAGAAGTTATTTCGATTCTGAAACAAATAGAAGTTAACTTAGCTTCACCTCAGCAGTAG